The following proteins are encoded in a genomic region of Desulfosporosinus youngiae DSM 17734:
- a CDS encoding tyrosine-type recombinase/integrase: MDTGFNPHHLPPFAKNFINHLALTNKSKSTQIAYTYELCLFFHYLCGYMPDFPSSPPEIELPLMENVGHRQIESYLSWANTERTNGPRALARKQAVIKSLYRYLLREDMIHKDVTIKLDPINVHQKLPKALEPNEIADLTDALETGIGLTDGQLKYHVYTEKRDYAIVLTLIGTGLRLSELCSLDISKTNLNKGYFEIVRKGNKETLIYFNNDVAKALNDYLRNERSRYVNKDIDALFLSIQGNRISKRAVQNLIAKYMTILKTLGHNTEGFSVHKMRSTFATMLLRETDNLAIVQDALGHSDPRTTRIYAKVLDEQLRRAADLIKFK, from the coding sequence ATGGATACTGGATTTAATCCCCACCACCTTCCCCCATTCGCTAAGAACTTTATAAACCATCTGGCCCTCACCAATAAATCTAAATCAACTCAGATTGCCTATACCTATGAACTTTGTTTATTTTTTCATTATTTATGCGGCTATATGCCTGATTTTCCCTCCTCTCCGCCGGAAATCGAGCTGCCGCTTATGGAAAATGTCGGGCATCGCCAGATTGAGTCATATCTAAGCTGGGCTAATACTGAGCGCACGAATGGCCCCCGTGCTCTGGCCCGTAAACAAGCTGTTATTAAGTCTTTATACCGTTATTTGCTTCGTGAAGATATGATCCATAAAGACGTCACCATTAAATTAGACCCCATCAATGTTCATCAAAAGCTTCCCAAAGCATTGGAACCTAATGAGATTGCGGATTTGACGGATGCTTTAGAAACTGGTATAGGCTTAACAGACGGTCAGCTCAAATACCATGTCTATACTGAGAAACGGGATTATGCCATCGTCCTAACCTTGATCGGTACAGGGCTGAGGTTATCAGAACTTTGCAGCCTGGATATCAGTAAGACAAATCTTAATAAGGGGTATTTTGAAATTGTGCGTAAAGGGAATAAAGAAACGTTGATTTATTTTAATAACGATGTTGCCAAAGCCCTGAATGATTATTTAAGGAATGAACGGTCCAGGTACGTAAACAAAGACATTGATGCTCTTTTTCTATCAATTCAAGGAAACCGAATTAGTAAGAGAGCGGTTCAAAATCTAATCGCTAAATACATGACCATTCTTAAAACCCTTGGACATAATACGGAGGGCTTCAGTGTTCACAAGATGCGTTCCACATTTGCTACTATGCTGCTCCGGGAAACAGACAACCTGGCTATTGTTCAGGATGCTCTTGGTCATTCTGACCCCAGGACAACGAGAATATATGCCAAGGTGCTGGATGAGCAGCTAAGAAGAGCGGCGGACCTAATAAAATTTAAATAG